The proteins below are encoded in one region of Plutella xylostella chromosome Z, ilPluXylo3.1, whole genome shotgun sequence:
- the LOC125491249 gene encoding uncharacterized protein LOC125491249 — MPDTRSHSSRKEESSTAESSTVCTSNTATTTTTTGSGATETSATTTSAANASATGSERPATPPPQETSVVTVVRQVTSQPATLRPRSHHSKASRKRFLAELEAKERLAEAQQKEAQAAAELAKVKLMRIQAEDSSDEEDEDIVDKSKRIEQWVQEQSSKPPPPALALTAGHARGSSPVRGQTQAPPTPWIPTEPPRVVEAPQHEERAPPERQQEKSSSEDVTQLAALFKSVLSGGGYREPPRYIQDLPTFNGNSSEWLPFRAAYHETEKYFTKIENVARLRKSLQALILNELDKVKKLPKLAESPRDLCIFASKLANIVATIEALKKPHFLYNPEIERTAIEKLTPILRDKWYEYNFTQHGEEANLKKLSTYLNHEADKCGPYAALEQINNSAPTPVSAREKAAKKKTERTYAAENTHKEEEDGCPMCKQAHKLPECTKFNEKTTDERWEIAKQNKMCFRCLRSTHRRFTCKAKPCGVSGCNLRHHKLLHHEAAKKEEKHEEVTASTTEKPTVAANKSERRRAYLKIAPVVLTGPHSSIETYALFDEGSTITIIDADVANSLGLDGPTDPMWVQGVSGKEVRHSKSKKVDFTIRGKHAQEEFKLEDARTVEKLDFITQTVKKEEVDDCSHLSDIQEELAYEGASPKLLIGQDNWDLIFSREVRDGRRDQPVASRTQLGWVLHGCRTTQSKPINFCGHVTSAEESMEKMMKHYFELESLGIEARKPTTDPEEQATRKLEEESRRLPDGRFETRLLWKQENEKIPNNRQDALKRLCSLERKLDRDPELKKKYEERMENMLKSGYAEPATTLPTQDRTWYLPHFAVCNPEKKKIRLVHDAAAKSHGRSLNDMLLTGPDLLQSLPGVVMRFRQHPYAVSADIKEMFMQIRIKECDRDALRFLWRGDRREGTPDEYRMTSVIFGASSSPCTALFIKNRNARDFTDTHPEAVRAMEKNHYMDDYLQSFTSVEEAQHVTKTVDEIHRQAGFELRGWASNERRVLRDLVTDAETATIDIGGSEIEKTLGLMWHVHEDNLGFRLNTHKTPAEVLRGDRPPSKREALSVIMSLYDPLGWISPVTTPAKRIMQDSWRYGTGWDDPIPEELQSRWHNWLSNLRALRELRIPRCYDYEPTATRELHTFVDASEEAYVAAAYWRIQRADGSVKITLAMAKSRVAPIKPTSIPRLELQAAVLGTRISNTTRSEHDYEDITRRVFWSDSRTVLAWIRAEPRTFKTFVAHRLAEIEESTKKSEWRWVPTAENVADDATRATPHDFDAQHRWFNGPEFLRHAEEHWPTENREEALKTGEEKESCAVVSLGHAHLPDIERFSRWTRLIHVTARVLQFVSLCRANKHATHAARRKRTRENAPQNGEWKNTARAPTTKKKHENTPRRKYKTVAAEHLIHAERLWIEFSQRECFDFAHTGTEKLKSLSTYTDDYGILRLKGRIAATDAINEETANPAVLDGKHRYTRLYIQHVHEQLHHGGTEIVVNELRQRLWIIKIRPTVKNVVKSCLTCRMKKAKPSSPATGDLPAARLAHHVRPFTYTGLDYFGPLEVTVGRHREKRYVALYTCMTTRAVHLEVAASLSADSTIATLRRLIARRGCPTELWSDNATGFKAADKELTEAATEALQEEAARRHIMWRFIPPASPFMGGAWERMVRTVKDALRATLHEKYPSDETLSTLLAEVESTVNSRPLTHVAVSPDDPVALTPNLLLIGPNCHVPTPGIFSEEDDHPHSTGSQPKIGDLVIVCDSNNPRNTWPRGRVTAVHPGKDDIVRVVDITTSNGHVLRRPTKRIVVLPIESKQKRNNKEQLENLKKTFKIQSTPNSNIAFVLCGANLRIE; from the exons ATGCCGGATACTAGAAGCCACAGTAGCCGGAAGGAAGAGTCCAGTACCGCCGAATCAAGCACGGTCTGCACGAGCAACACCGCGACGACGACTACGACTACGGGAAGCGGTGCGACTGAGACATCCGCCACGACCACGTCGGCGGCGAACGCAAGCGCTACCGGATCAGAGCGCCCTGCGACGCCGCCACCTCAGGAAACGAGCGTGGTCACTGTGGTGCGTCAAGTCACATCGCAGCCAGCTACCTTACGGCCCCGGTCACATCACTCCAAAGCCTCCCGCAAGAGATTCCTCGCGGAATTGGAGGCTAAGGAGCGGTTGGCCGAGGCGCAACAGAAGGAAGCACAAGCCGCCGCCGAACTAGCGAAGGTGAAGCTCATGCGGATACAAGCGGAGGACTCGTCCGACGAGGAAGACGAAGACATCGTCGACAAGAGCAAGCGCATCGAGCAGTGGGTGCAGGAGCAATCCTCTAAGCCCCCGCCCCCTGCTCTCGCTCTCACAGCGGGCCATGCAAGAGGCTCGTCCCCCGTGAGGGGCCAGACACAGGCCCCTCCCACCCCGTGGATACCTACAGAACCGCCACGGGTCGTCGAGGCGCCGCAGCATGAAGAGCGCGCGCCTCCCGAGCGCCAACAAGAAAAGTCGTCGAGTGAAGACGTCACGCAGCTCGCCGCACTATTCAAGAGTGTGCTGAGCGGCGGCGGCTACAGAGAGCCGCCACGGTACATTCAAGATCTACCTACGTTCAACGGAAACAGCAGCGAGTGGCTACCGTTTCGTGCGGCCTACCATGAAACCGAGAAGTACTTCACGAAGATAGAAAACGTCGCCCGCCTGAGAAAAAGCCTGC AAGCACTCATACTCAACGAGCTCGACAAAGTGAAGAAACTACCGAAGCTAGCTGAGAGCCCACGTGACCTGTGCATCTTCGCAAGCAAGCTGGCCAACATCGTAGCTACGATCGAAGCACTGAAGAAACCGCACTTCCTCTACAACCCGGAGATCGAGCGCACTGCAATAGAGAAGCTCACACCGATTCTTCGTGACAAATGGTACGAGTACAACTTCACGCAACATGGAGAAGAAGCGAACTTGAAGAAGCTGTCCACCTACCTGAACCACGAAGCGGACAAGTGCGGCCCATACGCCGCGCTCGAGCAGATCAACAACAGCGCACCTACACCCGTGAGTGCGAGGGAGAAAGCTGCGAAAAAGAAGACGGAACGTACCTACGCCGCCGAGAACACACACAAGGAAGAAGAGGACGGCTGCCCTATGTGCAAACAGGCTCACAAGTTACCTGAATGCACGAAGTTCAACGAGAAGACGACTGACGAGCGCTGGGAAATAGCGAAGCAGAACAAGATGTGCTTCCGCTGCCTACGTAGCACACATCGCCGCTTCACGTGCAAAGCAAAGCCCTGCGGTGTCTCCGGCTGCAACCTGCGCCACCACAAGCTCCTACATCATGAAGCCGCAAAGAAAGAAGAGAAGCACGAAGAGGTCACCGCGTCCACGACAGAGAAGCCGACCGTCGCAGCAAACAAGAGCGAGCGCCGCCGCGCTTACTTGAAAATAGCGCCCGTGGTACTTACTGGCCCTCACTCCAGTATAGAAACCTACGCACTGTTCGACGAGGGAAGCACCATCACGATCATCGACGCAGACGTGGCCAACTCTCTCGGCCTCGACGGACCCACTGATCCGATGTGGGTGCAAGGAGTCAGCGGCAAAGAAGTTCGACACTCGAAGAGCAAGAAAGTCGACTTCACCATACGGGGCAAGCACGCACAAGAAGAGTTCAAGCTTGAAGACGCACGCACAGTCGAGAAGCTCGACTTCATCACTCAGACGGTGAAGAAAGAAGAAGTCGACGACTGCAGCCACCTGAGCGACATCCAAGAAGAACTCGCCTACGAGGGGGCATCGCCGAAGCTGCTCATCGGCCAGGACAACTGGGACTTAATTTTCTCGAGGGAAGTCCGAGACGGCCGCCGCGACCAGCCTGTAGCATCTCGCACACAGCTCGGCTGGGTACTGCACGGCTGCCGCACCACACAGAGCAAACCAATCAACTTCTGCGGACACGTCACGAGCGCTGAAGAATCAATGGAGAAAATGATGAAGCACTACTTCGAGCTGGAGTCCCTGGGCATCGAAGCAAGAAAACCGACGACAGATCCAGAAGAGCAAGCCACGAGAAAACTGGAAGAGGAAAGTCGCCGGCTGCCCGATGGTCGCTTCGAAACTCGGTTGCTATGGAAACAAGAAAATGAGAAAATACCTAACAACCGTCAAGACGCACTGAAACGACTATGCAGCCTCGAACGCAAGCTCGACCGTGACCCAGAACTCAAGAAGAAGTATGAAGAGCGCATGGAGAATATGCTGAAGTCCGGATACGCCGAGCCCGCCACCACACTCCCGACGCAAGACAGAACGTGGTACCTGCCGCACTTCGCCGTCTGCAACCCcgagaagaagaagatacGACTGGTGCACGACGCCGCAGCGAAGTCACATGGACGCAGCTTGAACGACATGCTGCTGACCGGCCCCGACCTGCTTCAGTCACTCCCTGGGGTGGTCATGCGGTTCAGGCAGCACCCCTACGCAGTCAGCGCGGACATCAAAGAGATGTTCATGCAGATACGCATCAAGGAGTGCGACCGAGACGCGCTGCGCTTCCTCTGGCGCGGCGACCGGCGGGAGGGTACACCAGACGAGTACCGCATGACGTCCGTCATCTTCGGCGCATCATCATCACCGTGCACAGCACTCTTCATCAAGAACAGAAACGCCAGAGACTTCACCGACACGCACCCCGAGGCCGTCCGAGCAATGGAGAAGAACCACTACATGGACGACTACCTGCAGAGCTTCACGTCGGTGGAGGAGGCCCAGCACGTCACGAAAACAGTCGACGAGATACATCGACAAGCGGGCTTCGAACTACGCGGATGGGCATCGAACGAGCGACGAGTACTACGCGATCTCGTCACCGACGCCGAGACAGCTACGATCGACATCGGCGGGAGCGAAATAGAGAAGACACTTGGCCTCATGTGGCACGTACACGAAGACAACCTCGGCTTTCGTCTTAACACTCATAAGACGCCGGCTGAGGTGCTACGAGGGGACCGTCCGCCGTCGAAGAGAGAAGCACTCAGCGTGATCATGTCGCTCTACGACCCGCTCGGCTGGATCTCGCCCGTGACTACGCCGGCCAAGAGAATAATGCAAGACTCATGGCGCTACGGGACCGGCTGGGACGACCCTATCCCCGAGGAACTACAGAGCAGATGGCACAACTGGCTGTCCAACCTACGAGCGCTACGAGAGCTACGAATTCCGAGGTGCTACGACTACGAGCCGACTGCTACGCGAGAACTACACACATTCGTCGATGCAAGTGAAGAGGCATATGTCGCAGCCGCCTACTGGAGAATACAACGAGCAGACGGCAGCGTGAAGATCACACTAGCCATGGCGAAGAGCAGAGTGGCACCAATCAAGCCTACGTCGATACCGCGGCTGGAACTACAGGCCGCGGTACTCGGGACTCGCATCTCGAACACAACTCGATCAGAACACGATTATGAAGACATCACGAGAAGAGTGTTCTGGAGCGACTCACGGACGGTGCTGGCGTGGATACGAGCTGAGCCACGCACATTCAAGACCTTCGTCGCTCACAGGCTCGCTGAAATCGAGGAGTCAACAAAGAAAAGCGAGTGGAGATGGGTACCTACAGCTGAAAATGTCGCCGACGACGCAACTCGAGCCACACCGCACGACTTCGACGCGCAGCACCGCTGGTTCAACGGGCCCGAGTTCCTGCGGCACGCTGAAGAACACTGGCCCACGGAGAACAGGGAAGAAGCGCTCAAGACCGGCGAGGAGAAGGAGAGCTGCGCCGTCGTGTCGCTCGGACACGCCCACCTGCCGGACATCGAGCGATTCTCGAGGTGGACACGACTCATACATGTTACCGCTCGAGTACTACAGTTCGTCAGCCTGTGTCGTGCCAACAAGCACGCCACTCACGCCGCACGACGCAAGAGAACAAGAGAAAATGCACCTCAAAACGGCGAGTGGAAGAACACAGCAAGAGCACCGACAACGAAAAAGAAGCACGAAAACACTCCACGGAGAAAGTACAAGACAGTCGCGGCGGAACACCTAATTCACGCCGAGCGACTATGGATCGAGTTTTCACAACGAGAATGCTTCGACTTCGCGCACACTGGTACTGAAAAGCTGAAAagcttaagtacctacaccgATGACTACGGGATACTTCGCCTGAAGGGACGCATCGCTGCCACCGACGCCATCAATGAAGAGACGGCGAACCCAGCTGTGCTAGATGGAAAGCACAGATACACGAGGCTGTACATTCAACATGTACACGAACAGCTGCACCACGGCGGGACTGAAATAGTCGTGAATGAATTACGACAACGGCTGTGGATAATCAAGATAAGACCGACTGTGAAGAATGTCGTGAAGTCGTGTCTCACCTGCAGAATGAAGAAAGCGAAGCCGTCCAGCCCCGCCACCGGAGACCTGCCTGCAGCACGCCTGGCCCACCATGTCAGACCGTTCACCTACACGGGTCTAGACTACTTTGGCCCGCTCGAGGTGACTGTGGGCCGACACCGAGAGAAGAGATACGTCGCACTCTACACCTGCATGACTACGAGGGCTGTGCACCTGGAGGTAGCGGCCTCACTCAGCGCGGACTCCACCATCGCTACGCTGCGCCGCCTGATAGCCAGGCGCGGCTGTCCAACCGAGCTGTGGAGCGACAACGCGACAGGCTTCAAGGCTGCCGACAAGGAGCTCACCGAGGCCGCCACGGAGGCCCTGCAGGAGGAAGCTGCGCGCCGACACATCATGTGGCGCTTCATACCGCCCGCCTCACCATTCATGGGCGGGGCGTGGGAGCGGATGGTGCGCACGGTGAAGGATGCCCTGCGAGCGACGCTGCACGAGAAGTACCCCAGCGACGAGACACTCAGCACCCTGCTGGCTGAGGTGGAGAGCACCGTGAACTCCCGCCCACTCACTCATGTGGCGGTGAGTCCGGACGACCCCGTGGCTCTCACACCGAACCTGCTGCTCATCGGGCCCAACTGCCACGTGCCGACGCCGGGGATCTTCAGCGAAGAGGACGACCAC CCTCACAGCACCGGCAGCCAACCGAAGATCGGCGACCTGGTCATCGTGTGCGACTCCAACAACCCCCGCAACACCTGGCCCCGAGGACGAGTCACAGCTGTCCACCCAGGGAAGGACGACATCGTGCGAGTCGTCGACATCACTACGAGCAACGGGCACGTGCTGCGTCGACCAACCAAGAGGATCGTCGTGCTGCCAATAGAATC GAAACAGAAGAGGAACAATAAAGAACAACTGGAAAACCTGAAGAAGACTTTCAAAATACAGTCCACCCCCAACAGCAACATCGCGTTTGTTTTATGCGGAGCAAAtttaagaatagaatag
- the LOC119692015 gene encoding uncharacterized protein LOC119692015, with amino-acid sequence MGTTDIELVNEIKILGLIIDRKLTFQSHVAYVCKKAINIYKGLARAAKVTWGLNPEVVRTIYVAAIEPIILYASSAWVKAADKVYIKNQLNTVMRGFAQKICKAHKTVSMNSALILTRLLPLDLRVKEAASLYEAKKGKPQPVLKGRKVEERASPLQRPHPSEEIQLDFECLESEAEVQERMTDGAAHIFTDGSKIEGKVGSALSWWNSGNEITCRKFKLEDHCTVFQAELYAVYRATELAKTRKETTLHVYSDSRSTLELLRGSDSSHQLAAKTKDNIACLSKKGKEVALF; translated from the coding sequence ATGGGCACCACTGATATTGAGCTGGTGAACGAAATCAAGATTCTTGGCCTTATCATTGATAGAAAACTAACCTTTCAGAGCCACGTCGCCTATGTGTGCAAGAAAGCCATTAATATATACAAAGGTTTAGCTAGAGCGGCCAAAGTGACGTGGGGCCTAAATCCTGAGGTGGTGAGAACCATATACGTGGCAGCGATTGAGCCCATAATATTGTATGCGTCGAGTGCATGGGTAAAGGCAGCGGACAAAGTGTATATTAAAAACCAGCTGAACACCGTTATGAGAGGATTCGCTCAAAAAATATGCAAGGCACATAAAACTGTCTCAATGAACTCGGCTCTAATACTGACGAGACTGCTGCCACTTGACCTAAGAGTCAAGGAGGCCGCATCCCTGTATGAGGCAAAGAAAGGGAAGCCACAGCCAGTTCTGAAGGGCCGGAAAGTAGAGGAAAGGGCTAGCCCTCTCCAACGACCACACCCTTCAGAGGAGATCCAGTTGGACTTTGAGTGCCTAGAGAGTGAAGCGGAGGTGCAGGAACGCATGACGGACGGTGCAGCACACATATTCACTGATGGCAGCAAAATTGAAGGCAAGGTCGGTTCAGCGCTATCTTGGTGGAACAGCGGAAACGAAATAACCTGCCGTAAATTTAAGCTTGAAGATCACTGCACCGTCTTTCAGGCGGAACTTTACGCTGTTTACCGCGCCACAGAATTGGCGAAAACTAGGAAAGAGACCACACTCCACGTGTACAGTGACTCTAGATCGACGCTGGAATTGCTTAGAGGAAGTGACTCTTCCCACCAACTGGCTGCCAAAACGAAAGACAACATCGCGTGTCTTTCCAAGAAGGGAAAGGAGGTGGCGCTCTTCTGA